Genomic DNA from Candidatus Binatia bacterium:
AGCGGCTAGCTCCGTGAGGCGTCGGTAGTCGAGGTTTCTTGTTCGCTGGAACAGCATATGTTCCGCTGCATGAGCCAGCCCGGGGTGCCGCCCATCGAAGCGTGCGCCTGCTCGTATGCTCAGGGCCACGGCTGTCAGCGGACCGCGGTGATGTTCTACCGTGAGTCTGAGATCCCGATAACGTGTTTGGAGCTTCCTGAGCGGAACCGTGCGCGGGTGGCTGCGTGTCTGTGACCGGAGCGGAACCTTCATGATTTCATTAGGAAGCGCCGGGCCGATTCGTAGTCGGCGGCGGTGACGAGGCCCATCTCCAAAAACTCTCGGAGTAGTTCGGAGATGGTTATTAGGTGGTGGCTCGTCACCCCCACTTGCTGCAAAGCCACCCTGCCCTGTTCTTCCCGATCCACCACCACGAGGACGTCGGTGACCACGAGTCCAGCCTGGCGCAACGGGGCAAGGGCCTCGAACTTAGCACCACCGCTCGTAAGGACATCGTCGACCACTAGCGCGCGCTCACCGGCTTGAAAGCGACCTTCGACCGTTCGCTCAGTACCGTAACTCTTCGCTTCTTTGCGGGCGTATACCAATGACTTTTCCGCTGCCAGGCTCATGGAGACCCCAAGGGGGATGCCAGCGTACGGGACACCAGCGATATGGTCATAGGCGATCGGGGCTGCCGCGGCTGCGAGCCACTCGCCCACCTTTCGCAGTGCTCTTGGAAAACCAACGATGCCACGTAGATCGACGTAGTACGGCGACTCGCGGCCGTCTTTCAGTCGGAAGCGACCGAATCGCAGGGCGGCAATCTCAGCGAGAAGCTCAGCCACATCTCGCGCAGTGGGCGCCGTCATCGTTGCCGCAAACGTCTCCGCCACGCAAGCAAGGCCACGGGTAACAAGACCAACGGGGAGATCGGTGCAGGAGCGGGTTTCCCGGTATTGGGGTCGACCCGGCAACTGCATCCGTCACCACCGCCCCCCGCAGGACGCGTGGGAGACGGCGTCGGTGCCGCTGTGGTTGAAGTAGCAGTGGCCGCGGAGGTGG
This window encodes:
- the pyrE gene encoding orotate phosphoribosyltransferase; the encoded protein is MTAPTARDVAELLAEIAALRFGRFRLKDGRESPYYVDLRGIVGFPRALRKVGEWLAAAAAPIAYDHIAGVPYAGIPLGVSMSLAAEKSLVYARKEAKSYGTERTVEGRFQAGERALVVDDVLTSGGAKFEALAPLRQAGLVVTDVLVVVDREEQGRVALQQVGVTSHHLITISELLREFLEMGLVTAADYESARRFLMKS